The DNA sequence CGCGCTGGCCCGGCGCATCGAGGCCGAGGTGCCTCCGTTGGAGGACCGCGCACCGACGCCGATGCGGGCGCGGACGAGAGTCCGAAACGAGAACGAGCAGGGCGACACGGAGGAAGAGATGCTCTCTTTTGCCCAGCAGCGACTGTGGTTCCTGGACCAGTACAGGCCCGGCAGTCCCCTCTACAACATCCCCGCGGCGCTGCGACTCAAGGGCGCGCTGGATGTGCCCGCGCTGGAGCAGGCCTTCACGGAGCTGGTGCGGCGTCACCAGTCGCTGCGCACCGTGTTCCAGTCGCGCGAGGGCAGGCCCATGCAGGTCATCTCCCGGAGTTCGCCCGCGCGAATCCTGCTCTCGGTGCAGGACCTGGCTCCGCTCTCCGAATCCGAGCGAGAGGCCGAAGCACACCGCCGGGCGTGGGCCGAGGCCCGTCGCCCCTTCGACCTGACGCGGGGGCCGTTGCTGCGCACGGCGCTGCTCCGGTTGGGTGCGCGTGAGCATCTGCTCCTCGTGACGATGCATCACATCATCGCGGACGCGTGGTCCATCGCCGTGCTCATTCGCGAAGTGGTCACGCTCTACGAGGCCTTCAGCGAAGGCCGGCGGTCTCCGCTGGCGGAGCTGGGGCTCCAGTACGCGGACTACGCGGTCCAACAGCGCGAGTGGCTCCAGGGCGACGTGCTGGAGCGACAGCTGACGTGGTGGCGCAAGCAGCTCGACGGTGTCCCCGCCGTGTTGGAGCTGCCGACGGACCGACCTCGCCCCGTGGAGGCGCGCAACCCGGGCGCGGTGCTCAAGGTGGACCTCTCGCGCGAGCTCACCCGCTCCCTCGTCAGCTTGTGCCAACGCGAGGGCGCGACGCTGTTCATGGGGCTGCTGGCGGGGCTGCAGGCGTTGCTGTCCCGCTACTCGAGGCAGGACGACATCTGCGTGGGGGCTCCCATCGCCGGGCGCCAGCAGATGGAGACCGAGGGGTTGATCGGCTTCTTCGTGAACACGCTGGTGCTGCGCACGAAGCTGGATGGAGACCCGACGTTCCGCGAGCTGCTGGGACGGGTGAGGGAGACGACGCTGGGGGCGTACTCGCACCAGGACGTGCCCTTCGAGAAGCTGGTCGAGGTGCTCCAGCCGGAGCGACAGCCGGGACACACGCCGTTCTTCCAGGTGGCGATGGTGTTGCTCAACACCCCGCCCATGGAGCTGTCCACGCCGGGGCTCTCCTTCGAGGCGATGGATGTCGACAGCGGCACGTCCAAGTTCGACTTCACGCTGATGCTCCGCGAGACGCCCACGGGGCTGACGGGCACGCTGGAGTACCGCACGGACTTGTACGAGCCCGCGTCGGCCGAGCGCCTCGTCTCACACCTGGAGCGACTGCTCGAGGGCGCTGTCGCCAATCCGCTCCACCGTGTCTCCGAGCTTCCGCTGGTGTCCGACGCGGATCGCCGCCTGGTGCTGGAGGACTGGAACGCTTCGAGCACGGGGCCTCGCTGGGAGGTCTGCGCGCACGAGCTGGTGGAGGCGCAGGCGAGGAGGACGCCGGAGGCGGAGGCGGTGGTGTGGGGAGGGGAGTCGCTGACGTACGGGGAGCTGGAGCGACGGGCGAATCAGCTGGCGTGGC is a window from the Myxococcus guangdongensis genome containing:
- a CDS encoding condensation domain-containing protein, which codes for GEAWEPEALKEALGRKLPEHMVPPALVRLEALPLTPSGKVARGKLPAPDLASLRGVAPFVAPRDTLEAQLAEAFASVLKLPRVSVTDSFFSLGGHSLLATQAMARIRHHLRRELPLRMLFEAPSVAALARRIEAEVPPLEDRAPTPMRARTRVRNENEQGDTEEEMLSFAQQRLWFLDQYRPGSPLYNIPAALRLKGALDVPALEQAFTELVRRHQSLRTVFQSREGRPMQVISRSSPARILLSVQDLAPLSESEREAEAHRRAWAEARRPFDLTRGPLLRTALLRLGAREHLLLVTMHHIIADAWSIAVLIREVVTLYEAFSEGRRSPLAELGLQYADYAVQQREWLQGDVLERQLTWWRKQLDGVPAVLELPTDRPRPVEARNPGAVLKVDLSRELTRSLVSLCQREGATLFMGLLAGLQALLSRYSRQDDICVGAPIAGRQQMETEGLIGFFVNTLVLRTKLDGDPTFRELLGRVRETTLGAYSHQDVPFEKLVEVLQPERQPGHTPFFQVAMVLLNTPPMELSTPGLSFEAMDVDSGTSKFDFTLMLRETPTGLTGTLEYRTDLYEPASAERLVSHLERLLEGAVANPLHRVSELPLVSDADRRLVLEDWNASSTGPRWEVCAHELVEAQARRTPEAEAVVWGGESLTYGELERRANQLAW